A genome region from Chryseobacterium indicum includes the following:
- a CDS encoding thioredoxin domain-containing protein — translation MLLDKLINYLKLDKQEFLFQFNSHPNYPSALAFSDTLNFMGVRNDAYELDKEYWDELPEEFITIVDNSFSLVKKNGTQYSIYSDKAKTLNKEELHKKSTDFVLLFEKDKVEQKTVTSYKPFIYAIFAVVLIYSAINLAWYEAVFNVLSLVGVYISLELFNQKFGNTSTVIGSICGDTAGNQAVNSCNKIITQDKTSILGLKFSDFSLIYFVGLTILGLFLPVTSLLIKGFTFASVIAIGYSLYVQGFVEKTFCRVCLLIISVLTAQILISVLLFPLISFDLKTSLLGIILWIAVFSMVLYLNNTLEEKETLQKSNAKNLRFKRNYELFKRELLENEKVTFSDNETFFVGSKDAKLHLSIVSNPYCGFCKDAHKIVENLLTKYPNEISVQMRFNYSPDKQNEKFTNLISDFMYTYRNKSSQEFLHLIEYWFENKDENKVRQKAGITSTQEDLAPLVEMSEENRNAGLNFTPIILINGYQFPDKYDREDIYYFIDELSEDEEI, via the coding sequence ATGCTATTGGACAAACTCATTAACTATCTAAAACTCGACAAACAGGAGTTCCTTTTTCAGTTCAACTCACACCCAAATTATCCTTCTGCTCTGGCTTTCAGTGATACGTTAAATTTTATGGGCGTACGTAATGATGCTTACGAATTAGATAAAGAATATTGGGATGAACTTCCTGAAGAGTTTATTACGATAGTAGATAATTCGTTTTCGCTCGTTAAAAAAAACGGCACACAATATTCTATTTACTCAGATAAAGCAAAGACGTTAAATAAAGAAGAACTGCACAAAAAATCGACAGACTTTGTTTTACTTTTTGAAAAAGATAAAGTGGAGCAAAAAACCGTGACGAGTTATAAACCTTTTATTTATGCTATTTTTGCAGTCGTTCTAATTTATTCCGCAATTAATTTAGCATGGTATGAAGCAGTTTTCAACGTTTTATCGCTGGTTGGAGTTTATATTTCTTTAGAACTTTTTAACCAGAAATTTGGAAATACTTCTACCGTTATCGGAAGTATTTGTGGCGATACTGCAGGAAATCAGGCTGTAAATTCATGCAACAAAATCATTACTCAGGATAAAACAAGTATTTTAGGGCTTAAGTTTTCAGATTTTTCCCTGATCTATTTTGTTGGTCTTACCATTTTAGGATTATTTCTTCCTGTAACTTCGCTTCTTATTAAAGGTTTCACATTTGCTTCTGTTATTGCAATCGGCTATTCATTGTATGTTCAGGGCTTTGTTGAAAAAACTTTCTGCCGTGTATGTCTTTTAATTATTTCTGTTTTAACAGCTCAGATCTTAATCAGTGTTTTACTTTTTCCGCTTATATCTTTTGATCTGAAAACATCTTTGCTTGGTATTATTTTGTGGATTGCTGTGTTTTCAATGGTGTTATACTTGAACAACACGCTTGAAGAAAAAGAAACACTACAAAAATCAAACGCAAAAAATTTAAGATTTAAAAGAAATTATGAACTTTTCAAAAGAGAACTTTTAGAAAACGAAAAAGTAACATTTTCTGATAATGAAACTTTTTTTGTAGGAAGTAAAGATGCCAAACTGCACTTATCGATTGTTTCAAATCCATACTGTGGATTTTGTAAAGATGCTCACAAAATTGTAGAGAATTTACTTACAAAATATCCAAATGAGATTTCTGTACAGATGAGATTTAATTATTCTCCGGATAAACAGAATGAGAAATTCACCAATCTGATTTCAGATTTCATGTATACCTACAGAAACAAATCATCTCAGGAGTTTCTGCATCTTATAGAATATTGGTTTGAAAATAAAGATGAAAACAAAGTAAGACAAAAAGCAGGAATTACTTCCACTCAGGAAGACCTGGCTCCGCTTGTAGAAATGTCTGAAGAAAACAGAAATGCAGGATTAAATTTTACACCAATCATTTTGATCAACGGCTATCAGTTCCCGGATAAATATGATCGTGAAGATATTTACTATTTTATTGATGAATTATCTGAAGACGAAGAAATATAA
- a CDS encoding TlpA family protein disulfide reductase, translated as MPPKDVIFVYSPKLKIGEQTTAFFNSGDPIFNFDDATPPIINIIENKVKQYPFSYYLLDKINENKNSFAPEQVDKFLKLFKGEITQSTTFKNLSAYNKKRYTEKNTSLPSLENISGEKSAILDSKYKKHLVVFWASWCGPCREEIPLLKKMYSKKDESLEFISISIDEDKNAWKKALNEEKMDWKQFIINGKDPNYEKIQMHFRLNGAIPYTVLLDNNSKILRSTVGLSSEKDLLDFINDKK; from the coding sequence ATGCCTCCTAAAGATGTCATATTTGTTTACAGCCCAAAATTAAAAATAGGAGAACAAACAACTGCTTTTTTTAATTCGGGTGATCCCATATTTAATTTTGATGATGCAACCCCACCAATCATTAATATTATAGAAAATAAAGTAAAACAATACCCATTTTCATATTATTTATTAGATAAAATTAATGAGAATAAAAATAGTTTTGCTCCAGAACAGGTTGACAAATTTTTAAAACTCTTCAAAGGAGAAATTACTCAAAGTACAACTTTTAAAAATTTATCCGCCTACAACAAAAAAAGATACACCGAGAAAAATACATCGCTTCCATCATTGGAAAATATCAGCGGTGAGAAATCTGCTATTTTGGATTCAAAATATAAAAAGCATCTGGTTGTTTTCTGGGCAAGTTGGTGCGGACCTTGCAGAGAGGAAATCCCTCTTTTGAAAAAAATGTACAGTAAAAAAGATGAATCACTAGAATTTATTTCCATCTCAATTGATGAAGATAAAAATGCATGGAAAAAAGCACTCAATGAAGAAAAAATGGATTGGAAGCAATTCATCATCAATGGAAAAGATCCAAACTATGAAAAAATTCAGATGCATTTCAGATTAAATGGTGCGATTCCATATACTGTTCTTCTTGATAACAATTCTAAGATTTTAAGGTCTACAGTCGGTCTATCCTCAGAGAAAGATTTGCTGGATTTTATCAATGATAAGAAGTAA
- a CDS encoding DUF4369 domain-containing protein: protein MKINSIITFIFFLSLLSCEKHAKTTIIKGNIPNLPDGTLYIFKESMLNKLDSIPTSNGKFELKYKNQSNIPEYIGIFHIDKKNVKRVFGFPTNVPKWGSSVFMTDPLI, encoded by the coding sequence ATGAAAATTAATTCTATAATAACGTTTATTTTCTTTCTATCGTTACTATCATGTGAAAAACATGCAAAAACAACCATAATCAAAGGTAATATTCCTAATTTACCAGATGGAACATTATATATATTCAAAGAATCCATGCTAAATAAATTAGATAGCATACCTACATCTAATGGGAAATTTGAGTTAAAATATAAGAACCAATCAAATATTCCAGAGTATATTGGAATATTTCACATTGATAAAAAAAACGTGAAACGAGTTTTCGGGTTTCCAACTAATGTTCCTAAATGGGGATCTTCTGTTTTTATGACTGATCCTTTAATTTAA
- the gwsG gene encoding grasp-with-spasm system ATP-grasp peptide maturase encodes MSILIVSVQNDHTTNKVLHWFQYYNIPFKRINIDDTIDIIEEFAKLNFQEFTGYWYRRGNLINFNNHDNIDIEIKKYLKENNRKIIEYFEYKMMKKKNLNSFFNSDLNKLIVLKIAEELQLSIPKFQLLKNTKSIDKFKKIYKTINKDGNIFDYKNQCVFNVLTQEHRENIDYDFSPTLFQDKIEKKHEIRIFFIDDSFYCAAILSQRNSETSIDFRTIGEQERNRIIPYSLPSTIQIKLRQLMAKLKMNSGVIDMIVTSLNEYIFLEVNPVGHFGLISYHCNYGIEKKIAKFYKNEKK; translated from the coding sequence ATGAGTATACTTATTGTTTCTGTACAAAATGATCATACAACCAATAAAGTACTGCATTGGTTTCAGTATTATAATATCCCTTTCAAAAGAATAAATATTGATGACACTATTGATATTATAGAAGAATTTGCAAAACTAAATTTTCAAGAATTTACAGGATACTGGTATAGAAGAGGAAATTTAATAAATTTTAATAATCATGATAATATAGATATAGAGATAAAAAAATATTTAAAAGAAAATAATAGAAAGATTATTGAATATTTTGAATATAAAATGATGAAGAAAAAGAATTTAAATTCTTTTTTTAATAGTGATCTAAACAAGTTAATAGTTTTAAAAATAGCAGAAGAATTACAGTTATCAATACCAAAATTTCAGTTATTAAAAAACACTAAATCCATTGATAAGTTTAAGAAAATTTATAAAACAATTAATAAAGATGGAAATATATTTGATTATAAAAATCAATGCGTATTTAATGTTTTAACACAAGAACATAGAGAAAATATAGATTATGATTTTTCTCCTACTCTTTTCCAAGATAAAATAGAAAAAAAACATGAAATAAGAATTTTTTTTATTGATGACAGCTTCTATTGTGCAGCAATATTATCTCAAAGAAACTCAGAAACAAGTATTGATTTCAGAACTATTGGAGAGCAAGAAAGAAATAGAATAATACCTTACTCACTACCTTCAACTATTCAAATAAAATTAAGGCAATTAATGGCAAAATTAAAAATGAACTCAGGAGTAATTGATATGATTGTCACATCTTTAAATGAATATATTTTTTTGGAAGTGAATCCTGTAGGTCATTTTGGTCTAATATCTTATCATTGCAATTATGGAATTGAAAAAAAAATCGCAAAATTTTATAAAAATGAAAAAAAATAA
- a CDS encoding sugar MFS transporter: MSNYSKQTNWGQFIPLVTVFFFWGFVAASNDILIPVFQKAFNLSQTESMLVQICFYVAYTVGSLIYMLISAGLKQDLVNKIGYKNGLIVGLLISAAGTLLFYPAANTHSFPLMISGLFIVGLGFSLQQIVANPLAIEVGPSETGSQRLTMAGGINNLGTTIGPLIVSFAIFGSAAAANNDVSVESVKVPYLILGVAFVLVAIMLKFSSLPAITPTNTETKDDMVKGDHRKSAFQYPQLILGMIAIFVYVGVEVSTASNLPAYMEKSLNFETKDVAPYISLYWASLMIGRWTGAVEAFDVSAGFKKILRFLAPYLAFGVFLLVNAIAKHDLSHFYVYGLIIIAMIICDIMSKGNPARMLLIFSVAGITALLIGMFTSGMVSVYAFTSVGLFCSTLWPCIFALAINGLGKHTNQGSGFLIMMIMGGGIVSFIQGYVADMTNIHFSYIVGVICFAYLAFYAVRVSGILKSQGIDLDKITKGSGH; this comes from the coding sequence ATGTCAAATTATTCTAAACAAACTAATTGGGGACAATTTATCCCATTGGTTACTGTATTTTTTTTCTGGGGATTTGTGGCGGCAAGTAATGACATTTTGATCCCGGTTTTTCAAAAAGCCTTTAATTTATCTCAAACCGAAAGTATGCTTGTACAGATATGCTTCTATGTGGCATATACAGTCGGCTCTTTAATTTATATGCTGATCTCTGCGGGATTAAAGCAGGATTTGGTAAATAAAATTGGTTATAAAAATGGTCTTATCGTAGGACTGCTTATTTCCGCCGCGGGAACTTTACTGTTCTATCCGGCTGCTAATACGCATTCTTTTCCTTTAATGATCTCCGGATTATTTATTGTGGGATTAGGCTTTTCCCTACAGCAGATTGTAGCCAATCCTTTAGCGATTGAAGTCGGACCTTCTGAAACAGGTTCTCAAAGATTAACAATGGCAGGAGGAATCAATAATCTCGGGACAACGATCGGTCCACTGATTGTATCTTTTGCTATTTTCGGATCTGCAGCAGCAGCGAATAATGATGTAAGTGTTGAAAGTGTAAAAGTTCCTTATCTTATTCTGGGGGTAGCTTTTGTTTTGGTTGCGATCATGCTTAAATTTTCTTCGCTTCCGGCTATAACACCTACGAATACAGAAACTAAAGATGATATGGTAAAAGGAGACCACAGAAAATCTGCTTTTCAATATCCTCAGTTAATTTTAGGAATGATTGCTATTTTCGTTTATGTAGGTGTAGAAGTTTCTACCGCTTCTAACCTTCCTGCCTACATGGAAAAAAGTTTAAATTTTGAAACGAAAGATGTGGCACCTTATATTTCTTTATATTGGGCTTCTTTGATGATTGGTCGTTGGACAGGTGCGGTTGAAGCTTTTGATGTAAGTGCAGGTTTCAAAAAAATCTTACGATTTTTAGCTCCTTATCTTGCATTTGGTGTATTCTTATTGGTAAATGCCATTGCAAAGCACGATCTGTCTCATTTCTATGTTTATGGATTGATTATTATTGCAATGATTATCTGCGATATTATGAGTAAAGGAAATCCGGCAAGAATGCTTTTGATCTTCTCGGTTGCAGGAATCACTGCACTGCTTATAGGAATGTTTACTTCCGGAATGGTTTCCGTGTACGCTTTTACAAGTGTAGGTTTATTCTGCTCTACGCTTTGGCCGTGTATTTTTGCTCTTGCAATCAATGGTCTTGGAAAACACACCAACCAAGGTTCAGGCTTCCTGATCATGATGATTATGGGAGGAGGAATTGTAAGTTTCATTCAGGGATATGTTGCCGATATGACGAATATTCACTTCAGCTATATTGTAGGTGTAATCTGTTTTGCTTATCTTGCTTTCTACGCAGTAAGAGTAAGCGGAATATTGAAATCTCAGGGAATTGATCTTGACAAAATCACGAAAGGAAGTGGTCACTAA
- a CDS encoding bacteriocin-like protein, with amino-acid sequence MKNLKKLSRENLKSVKGGYTQEHTKFCNSRGLTPCLSGTDDFGCRVDGQCVTF; translated from the coding sequence ATGAAAAATCTAAAAAAACTTTCAAGAGAAAATCTAAAATCTGTAAAAGGAGGATATACACAAGAACATACAAAGTTTTGTAACTCCAGAGGGCTTACTCCATGTTTAAGCGGAACTGATGACTTTGGATGTCGTGTTGACGGGCAATGCGTCACTTTTTAA
- a CDS encoding lysophospholipid acyltransferase family protein — translation MTKVLNYLWRFWMLILAFVFTILFGIPVYILSFNKKHYKYAYRFVRWWSYCMFFGMGLRYDLTRLSDQKLDKNQQYVFISNHTSIMDIMLMCILCADHPICFVGKKELVKIPIFGTIYKRICVMVDRKSARSRADVYRRCAEKMEEGNSIVIFPEGGVPDDTSIILDEFKDGAFTLSSKHNSPIVVFTFIGLKEIFPFDNSKGYPGKAKVYYNGVLDPSDSPRDLKLSSFETIKKTLLQHYN, via the coding sequence GTGACGAAAGTTTTAAATTACCTCTGGAGATTCTGGATGCTGATTTTAGCATTTGTCTTCACCATCCTTTTCGGAATTCCTGTTTATATTTTATCATTTAATAAAAAGCATTATAAATATGCTTACCGGTTTGTACGGTGGTGGAGTTACTGTATGTTTTTCGGGATGGGGCTTCGATATGATCTGACAAGACTTTCTGATCAGAAACTGGACAAAAATCAACAGTACGTTTTCATATCCAATCACACTTCAATTATGGATATTATGCTGATGTGTATTTTATGTGCAGATCACCCTATTTGTTTTGTAGGAAAAAAAGAACTGGTAAAAATTCCGATTTTCGGTACTATATATAAAAGGATCTGTGTAATGGTAGACCGGAAAAGTGCAAGAAGCCGAGCCGATGTCTACCGCAGATGTGCCGAAAAAATGGAAGAAGGAAACAGCATTGTTATTTTTCCTGAAGGCGGCGTTCCGGATGATACTTCTATTATTCTGGATGAATTCAAGGATGGTGCATTTACACTTTCTTCAAAACACAACTCTCCTATCGTCGTTTTTACTTTCATCGGATTAAAGGAAATTTTCCCATTTGACAATTCAAAAGGTTATCCCGGAAAAGCAAAAGTATATTATAACGGTGTCTTAGATCCGTCAGATTCACCAAGAGATCTTAAATTATCTTCTTTTGAGACAATAAAAAAAACACTCTTACAACACTATAATTAA
- the gwsS gene encoding grasp-with-spasm system SPASM domain peptide maturase, whose translation MIDIIFSMQIINTFKACGIVKMEHFGANIQKYTESFNHNSCLHKKISIDSEGNIRNCPSMPQNFGNIKDTTLEKALAHPDFKKYWNLTKDKIEVCKDCEFRYICTDCRAYTERTHTDEEGLDISKPLKCGYNPHTGEWQEWSTNPLKEKAINYYKMEELIKK comes from the coding sequence TTGATTGATATTATTTTCTCCATGCAAATTATTAATACTTTTAAAGCATGTGGTATTGTTAAAATGGAACATTTTGGAGCAAATATTCAAAAATATACAGAATCTTTCAATCACAACTCCTGCCTTCACAAAAAAATCTCCATAGATTCGGAAGGTAACATTAGAAATTGTCCTTCCATGCCACAAAATTTTGGTAATATTAAAGATACGACTTTAGAAAAGGCATTAGCTCATCCTGATTTCAAAAAATATTGGAATCTCACCAAAGACAAAATAGAAGTATGCAAAGATTGTGAATTTAGATATATCTGTACAGATTGCAGAGCTTATACAGAAAGAACGCATACAGACGAAGAAGGATTAGACATATCAAAACCATTAAAATGTGGTTATAATCCTCATACAGGAGAATGGCAAGAATGGAGTACAAATCCATTAAAAGAAAAAGCAATAAATTATTATAAAATGGAAGAGCTAATTAAGAAATGA
- a CDS encoding helix-turn-helix transcriptional regulator — protein MIQQKLKDLRKQRKLSQQTIAKILSTDPSSYSRKENGKSKIYDDEWEKLAKALDVSVDDIKESEFSEIVFNDNSSFNDNFGNHKSNYNILNSVLENLEDYISLLKRDIELLKKKMRF, from the coding sequence ATGATACAACAAAAACTAAAAGACCTTAGAAAACAAAGAAAACTATCTCAACAAACCATAGCAAAAATATTATCTACAGATCCTTCCAGCTATTCGCGTAAAGAAAATGGGAAATCGAAAATTTATGATGACGAATGGGAGAAACTGGCAAAAGCTCTGGATGTTTCTGTTGATGATATTAAAGAATCTGAGTTTTCAGAAATTGTTTTTAATGATAATTCAAGCTTTAACGATAATTTTGGAAATCATAAGTCAAACTATAATATACTGAATTCTGTTCTAGAAAACTTAGAGGATTATATTTCTCTGCTTAAAAGAGATATAGAATTGCTTAAAAAGAAAATGAGATTTTAA
- a CDS encoding TlpA family protein disulfide reductase, translating to MELDALMIVVAMDMDIKKYRKSLLLFLLLLLVFVNCQKKDTKNINKVENALRIDTLNLITNVSFYDTGTFALNTLVNHRNFNFSISGTKKNVKESKEITLTKPTVFESYALVNGKTRVQRYLVFSKNDTLTFEFRKNGSVYTGNKKNAILNTLISDNTIYSIEEPDNSVNYIQSLKKKYDNNLAIIKQDSINYTDFQYKAINDYLEIYFYNKLFNVDFSKITNQNVIEELDKYFDIVNNNILILNRLNAVQNKSLIINLLRYISFKNKNHHLIDNLQFLDKKLFKTEALDGFLLDYMENDNTLSKNDIDIMKKYIRESSLKKATEKSKGKVLSKNILNSTIKDAKLNEVAIKNILSVKHEKLILVDLWATWCVPCLKEIPNWKIAQKKYSDKIKFIRISIDNDQKKWSVFLKKDINDESNYIISNSSHPFIKYFEISSIPRFLLFNNKFEVISDDFDRPSDNNFDIKLKAILDEN from the coding sequence GTGGAACTAGATGCTCTTATGATTGTGGTTGCGATGGATATGGACATTAAAAAATATAGGAAGAGTTTATTACTCTTCCTTTTACTTCTATTAGTATTTGTAAATTGTCAAAAAAAGGACACTAAAAATATTAATAAGGTTGAAAATGCATTACGAATAGATACACTGAATTTAATTACAAATGTTTCATTTTATGATACAGGAACATTTGCTCTAAATACTCTTGTAAATCATAGAAATTTCAATTTTTCAATTTCTGGAACTAAAAAAAATGTAAAAGAAAGTAAAGAAATAACACTAACAAAACCAACAGTGTTTGAATCCTATGCTCTGGTTAACGGAAAAACAAGAGTTCAAAGATATTTGGTTTTTAGTAAAAATGATACTTTAACATTTGAATTTCGTAAAAATGGATCCGTTTATACAGGAAATAAGAAAAATGCTATTCTGAATACCTTAATATCGGATAATACTATTTATTCTATTGAAGAACCGGATAATTCTGTTAATTACATACAGTCGCTTAAAAAAAAATATGACAATAATTTAGCTATAATTAAGCAAGATTCTATTAATTATACTGATTTTCAATACAAGGCGATAAATGATTATTTAGAAATATATTTCTACAATAAACTTTTTAATGTAGATTTTTCAAAAATTACAAATCAGAATGTAATTGAAGAACTAGACAAATACTTTGATATAGTTAATAACAATATTTTAATATTAAACAGACTTAATGCCGTACAAAATAAAAGTTTAATAATAAATTTATTACGGTATATATCATTTAAAAATAAAAATCATCATTTGATTGATAACTTACAATTTCTTGATAAAAAATTATTTAAAACAGAGGCTTTAGATGGTTTTCTTTTGGATTACATGGAAAATGATAATACTTTAAGTAAGAATGATATTGATATTATGAAAAAGTATATCCGAGAAAGCAGCCTCAAAAAAGCCACTGAGAAAAGCAAAGGGAAAGTTCTGTCTAAAAATATACTAAACTCCACTATTAAAGATGCAAAACTAAACGAAGTTGCCATTAAAAATATATTGTCAGTAAAACATGAAAAATTAATATTAGTGGACTTATGGGCTACATGGTGTGTGCCATGTCTTAAAGAAATACCTAATTGGAAAATAGCACAAAAAAAATATAGTGATAAAATAAAATTTATCCGTATTAGTATAGATAACGATCAAAAAAAATGGAGCGTGTTCCTAAAAAAGGATATAAATGATGAGTCCAATTATATTATCAGCAACTCTAGTCATCCTTTTATAAAATACTTTGAAATCAGCTCAATTCCAAGGTTTCTTTTATTCAATAATAAGTTTGAGGTAATTTCAGATGACTTTGACAGACCAAGTGACAATAATTTTGACATTAAGCTTAAAGCAATTTTAGATGAAAATTAA
- a CDS encoding DUF3810 domain-containing protein, with protein sequence MISFFENLFEIQKAIHQIIFSWIPFSFGDVLYILLGIFLLYCIITSFKKKRRNSSLLKMLVSINIFYFCYQIFWGMLYFQTPVIEKLSSKKEPTVEKAKLLSLKYLALCKETRELTSQDKNGIFIIKDLKAVQEEILYQQTKLPKNISDKRACEINLFKPSLFKNIMNFTGILGYYNPFTAEAQYNSQLPPSLIPFTSAHESSHQLGFAREQEANFVGYLIGIHSENTDLRYSTEYFTLKSLLNFIADKDPEFVKSVLKNYSPSMKKDRAYEKAFVLKHQGLLDDFFGFTNNLFLKSNQQEGSVTYSYFIDLLLNYEEI encoded by the coding sequence ATGATTTCTTTTTTTGAAAATTTATTTGAAATCCAGAAAGCAATTCATCAGATTATCTTTTCGTGGATACCTTTTTCCTTTGGAGATGTGCTTTATATTTTGCTGGGAATTTTTCTTTTGTATTGTATTATTACATCATTTAAAAAGAAACGCAGAAATTCTTCTTTATTAAAAATGTTAGTGAGCATAAACATCTTCTATTTTTGTTACCAGATATTTTGGGGGATGCTGTACTTTCAGACTCCCGTTATTGAAAAGCTTTCCAGCAAGAAAGAACCAACTGTTGAAAAAGCCAAATTACTTTCGTTAAAATATCTTGCGCTATGTAAGGAAACCCGAGAGCTCACTTCCCAAGACAAAAACGGAATATTTATCATAAAAGATTTAAAAGCGGTTCAGGAAGAAATTCTTTATCAGCAGACAAAGCTTCCGAAAAACATTTCAGATAAAAGAGCTTGTGAAATTAATTTATTTAAGCCGAGCTTATTTAAAAACATCATGAATTTCACCGGAATTCTGGGATATTACAATCCGTTCACTGCGGAAGCACAATATAACTCACAATTACCTCCCAGTTTAATTCCTTTTACTTCTGCTCATGAAAGTTCGCATCAGCTTGGTTTCGCAAGAGAGCAGGAAGCTAATTTTGTGGGATATCTTATCGGAATTCATTCGGAAAATACAGATCTTCGGTACAGCACGGAATATTTCACTTTAAAAAGCCTGCTGAATTTTATAGCAGATAAAGATCCTGAATTTGTAAAATCTGTTCTGAAAAATTATTCTCCTTCCATGAAAAAAGACAGAGCTTATGAAAAGGCTTTTGTTTTAAAACATCAGGGATTGCTGGACGACTTTTTCGGCTTTACAAATAATCTTTTCCTGAAAAGTAATCAACAGGAAGGATCAGTTACCTACTCCTATTTTATTGATCTTCTGCTGAATTATGAAGAGATCTGA
- a CDS encoding bacteriocin-like protein: MKNLKKLSRENLKSVKGGITKECAEGQAASVKCYISQSECTNDPDSGGFCIRYCNRYCY; this comes from the coding sequence ATGAAAAATCTAAAAAAACTTTCAAGAGAAAATTTGAAATCTGTAAAAGGAGGAATTACTAAAGAATGCGCTGAAGGACAGGCTGCTTCTGTAAAGTGCTATATCTCGCAATCTGAATGTACAAATGATCCTGACTCTGGAGGATTTTGCATTCGCTATTGTAATAGATATTGTTATTAA